The Raphanus sativus cultivar WK10039 chromosome 6, ASM80110v3, whole genome shotgun sequence sequence TCTGCCCTCAGAGTATCTATCTATGATCCCTCCATCGCTAGCTTCCTCTTCCAAGATGAAGATCTATTTCTATTTATGCAACGATCCTGTTCTAATCGAAGATGGCAAAAAGGTATATATATGATCGTAGGGGTTACCAGCCCCGGTTAAAATCTTTCTAAATCATCGTGTTAATATTGGTTTTTCTTGATGATTTGGCCTATTCATGAAAATCAAAAGTGCGTCTGGTTAGAGGAAACGAGTGGGAAGAGGTGTATCATGTTACCTGCGGAGAGCCTCTATATCAAATGGATAAATGATACTCATTGTTGGGATTGGATTACAAGCCCTGGATCTAGGTATTGTATTTCTatgatgatttgatttattttactctttgtaaaatttttatttaattaggaAATAGACTATTCTCCAATTCTATTTGAcagaaaattctaaattatttCGCCGcgttgaacaaaaaataaataaattatttagtccaatatactttttattctaaaataacaTTTTCCTTTCCTTATATGTGATATGCAGATTTGAAAGAGTTGCGAAGGTTAATGATGTATGTTGGTTTGAGATTCGTGGCACGATCAATACTAATGAACTATCTCCAAAGACTCGTTACTCAGCTTACATTGTGTTTAAAGAGGGTTTTACGGATCTGCCTATTGAAGCTGGAGTTGGAGTGGTTGGAAAACAAGTTTCTAAGAGATTCTTTTGCTTTGATGTGAGCGCGGATGGGCAGTTCTTAAAGAGGGGGAGGCGGAAATGGTGCTTTGAGAAACCAAAGGAGAGAGAAGATGGTTGGAGGGAGATAGAGCTCGGGAGATTCTTCAATAAAGGAGGATTGAGGAATAGTGATGAAATTGAGATGAGTGTTATTGCGACCGAGTTGCGCCATTGGAAGAGTGGTTTCATCCTTCAAGGAATTGAAATCCGTCCTGAGACAATTTGAAGGCCTAGATTAGTCGATTGAATGCCCAATCATGTTTGGTATGATTAACAGTTGATTAAGTGATTGAGTGTAGAGATTAAAAAGTGTGTTCGATTGTGTTTGTTATAATAGTGATTGATTGAGTAAGAGTTAAGGTGGTGAGAACAACTTTGTTGAATGTTAAGCTCTAACTTTGCTCACTATAGTGGAGGATGTCGGTAAACCCGACCGTTTCCTGGGGTGAAAGAGCGGTTTGATGTTTCAGATAATGTTTTGGTTTGAGTCTAAATGTCTTAACCAATTTAGTTATGTTATTTGTGGATTgtgtaatatttttgaatttgattgTTTAAAATGTTAATGTAGATCTTTGATagttattaacttattatatGTAAACCGGTTTTCTGCAAATGGGAGAACAGTTCGATGATTCCGATTATGTTTGGTATTTGTCTGAGATCTTTTTTTACAACATATTTACCTGAgatcctctatatattaaatgagaagcatttttaaaaatttcctcAATGATGTATTGGCAAGGTGTGACGTGGCTTcataagaagcttttatttagCAAAACGCTTACGTATAACGCAGAGAACGTTTCTCAcaaaaagtgtgtatttaatGTAGATAATTACATTCTTTTAAAAGAACTACAATATCCTCGACATTTTTCTCGACGATGTTTTTTACGTGATAAACCTTCAGCTTCGAGCACTTGATTAATCAATCCTCTCAATATAATCATAGCATCaagaaatctttttttcttcGATCAGTTTCTTTATAAACCCGTAACCCATCTGATCTTTCGCCATTAAATAGACAGATCCGTAGAGACACAACTTGGTTATGTTGCTGCTTGAAGAGGTAATCTCGGTTTTGACGAGAGGTGTTCACTGTAAAACGTTTCTATGGTTAGTGTAGTAGTCTTCCCGAGCAAGCAATATAAGCATGCGGTTGTAACCATCTTCGCCGCCATGCGAGCTCTGCATTACACGACCTTGAAGATGAGAAGAAACTTACATAAACGAATCACCAGCCAGTCTCATGTGTTGGTCGCATCTGGAACAGCCTTTAAAATTTTGGAAGTTCACGTATACGTGATGCCAAGAGATATGAGCAGAAAACTTTAAGTGATCGAGGAAGATGAAGCTATTTTGTTGCTTCTCGAAGAGGTAATCTCTATTTTGCCGAGAGGTGTTCACTGTAAATCATGTGTGGTTAGTGTAGTAGTCTTCATGAGCAAGCATATAAGCATGCGACTGTCACCATCTTCGCCGCCATGAGAGCTCTGCATTGGACGAACTTGAAGACGAGAAGAAACTTACAGAAACGAACCAGATGGTACGCAAAAGATCGCTGCTCGGAACACACCGACTGTTTTGCAGAGTTGCTGTAACAAAATGTAAGTGTGTATCATAATTTTACCTAAATTATAATCACAATAAAGGTGCACGAAGATGGTGATATGTTGTAGAGTAGGAGTTAATATTACGTGGTCAATTATTTATCACATAAGCGTTAGGTTTGACCCTGGAGTAGATCAACATTATGTCTGGTTTGTGTATGCTATCTATACGATCTAAGTTTGAAGAGCATTATGTACCAAATCATCTACACCGAATTCTATACAAGAATTATGTATTTTTCGATTATAGTTGTGATtgtatttttaagatatttactatatatttatttatttaatagcaATAGTTAACATAATTAgtatatgttaatattttttgatgattaaaaaaaatttactttcaGGATTCCATTCCACGCATTTTGATTCGACAACAAGAGAGTTAAagactttaattttattttatgaaagtttttttgttattttggattttttattgaagactaattatatgttttagatGGTGGAATATCCTTCAATTGCTTTTATGCTATAACTACGTTTTCTAAATTTCGAGAGctatactttatttatttcacaCAGTTATTGTTTTGCTTATAATATGTTATTGATCTACCTTTATTTTTTGGAAGTTAATCAGCATCAAAACGAGTCATAAACTCCAATGAACacgaacacacacacacacacacatatatatatatatatatatatatatatatatatatatatatataatcacataCAATCACACAGTCGATAACATCGTAATTATATTAATCTACCAAATGCAGTTGCTTCCCATTGTAAGATCGTAATCAGAACATACAATACGAAACACATACTATTTAGCAAGAGACATGGGAAAGAAACGTTCTTGAAGCTTAAGAAGTAGAGGTAAAAGGAAGCACTTTTTGGAATAGAAAGGGAACACCCCATTTGGCAAAAACAAATGTGAGCAAGAGTGTAAGTGGGCATATACACAAAGCTTTAAACCACCACACCACCACAACAAGTTTCTACTCCGCGTTTCAACTGATAGAGATACGGTTTCAGGTGGAGAAGCTTCATGGGCGGCAACAACTAGGCGAACAGATTCATTATCATCCCTCAGGTGAGGAACAGAGTCCGAGGCATCATCATCTTCTACAGGATCTTTCAATGGATTTGACATATGTGTTCAGTGAGAATTAATATCAGAGGAACAAAATCAACATTTGTAGGCCATCAATAGACAagaacaaatagaaaaaaaataaacaagtgGGAACCAAACAGAAGAAAGATGAAACTCCACAAGTGGGgacatgaatatataaaaatagaaactgGTGAAATACCTGGAAAATGAATAAGCAAAGAGACAGACAAAAGAAGATTAGCTTAGCTTATAAGTATTTCGAAAACGCCACAAGTAAAATGATCTACACGGAAACGATAATCGATGAAGTAAAAGTTGAACTACAAGGAGGAGATTAAATCTCTAAACATcgtaattttcaaaaaattacaaCAGTAATCAAATCACTTAGATCTCTCAATCTAGCGGAAAATAAAATCACCAGATTAATAAAAAGAAGGACACCGAATTAAAAAAGTAGAGCTGCTAGACCTTgtgaagagaaagagaaacacAGAGTCATACATAAAAACTTGGAAATGAGTGGGTTCGATGACTTAAGATGCATTCCAAAGGgaaatttctttaattttttttccttttgagcTGAAGACTACAGGGAAGCTCTCATTAATTAGTTGATGAGGAGAAGTGGCTGGCAGCAGTCCCTGAGCTAAGCCTTGAAAATCTTAATGCCATAATGCcttttaaatgattatagatCTATAAAGTagtaaaaagaaagaataaataCAGAAAAAATAGAAATGCAGAGTAGACTGCATTTAGTATATATTCACTAATTAAAtgcaaaacttaaaaaaaattaaaaataataaagtattGTATGCAAATTCTTAACGTGTTGATTTTTGGATATTATCCTATATGCCACTAAATTATCTTAATTCGATACAGCCGGAAAAGAACAGACACGAACGGGCTAAAAAAAGGAAGCCGTAGTCTACACAATTACAACATAAACGTACATAACTGTTTTAAAGAGAACACTAATCGTACATGTTGgtttaagtttttgtcataaaCGTTCTTACACGTTAATGACCAATTATGTCATCTAAGTAAAGTTAGGTcggatttttgatttttgtattAGTGTTACTAGTTGTATCAATATGACAACACATAAACTTGATTCGTATGTTATAAATACAAACATGAGAAGACTTCATGACGACTTCAGAGGACTCTATGACGATATTGGACGACTGACTGAAAATCGTTGTACTTGTATCCACGTTGAAGAGATCGACGCTCCTGTAGAATGTCTCTCTTGAACCACATCCCGCATAGCCACACAAAGCTTCTTGCAGCGAACAAGATCGGTGTATAAGTTATTGACGACCTTAAGTAATATGGTTTCAAGGGACTTCCGGTGGGAGATCGAGAATGTGTGGCCTATCAAGCACTGAAATGTCAGTGTGGTAATATGAGTTTGCTTGTTTCGATTGATTTCTTAAACGGGCATGCCCGTTTATGATGAAATGTGTAAACTAAACTTCCTAGTTATTACGACTTGAGATAATTTTGTTCGATGGAATTTCGGTTACATCAGTTCCAAGTAATACTATTTCTCTCAAGTATTCACAAATATTATCCTATATGCCATTAAATTATCTCAACTCGATACAAACGGGAAAGAACAGACACGAACAAGCTCAAAAAAGGAAGCCGTAGTCTACACAATTACAACATAAACGTACATAACCGTTTAACACATAAGGCCAATTGTACATGTTCGTTTATGTCATCGTCGTAAACGGTCATATACGTTTATGTGAGTGAACGTAAACGAGTACGACGAGGAGACCTAGTGGGGTATTTAGCGTTAAAGCAGAATAAGCCTCAACGAGATCTAGAGGTTAGGAAGGAAGCTATGGAGAAGAAGGTGGGAATCAACCAGGAACCAGGGGTTAGTACAAAACCCCCTTCCCAAATACAAATTGGTTGAAATACTAGGTAAAATACTAAGCAAAATACTAAGCTACCGTAGTATATTTGGAGAAATCTGTATGAATCTTGGTGCTTCCTTATGTGAGAACTCTTGGATTTGGTTTGTTATGTATGAATTTTGGTATTGGCTTTTTTATTACTGTGGTTATGATATTTTGTAACGGAATTGCAGAATGAGAGTGTGAACGGGGACAAACGAGAAAGGGAGAACACATACATGAAAGAACAAAGTGTTATTATTTTGGACAAAACAAAAGCAACCAAATCAGATTTAAAAAAGGAGGAAGAAAGACGCgaccaaaaaaaatgttattatggAACGGTGCCGTGCAAAGAGTGAACGAGAGAGTGAGCTTGTTGCGTCACAGAAATCTCCTTTTCAGGGAAACAACACACCCAAACAGATCGTTCCAACCAAGAAGATTAGTCATGGATATGAACCATTTGCACCGGTTGACAAGAAAAAGGCTAAAGATTTACTGGAGTTTTTGAAAAGATCCGTAAGTCATGTATCTGAGAAGcttatataaaaaatgtcaAGTTTTGCTGATAGAGTTTTGCTGTTTACAGGGATCATAGACTAACTTTCGAAAAAAACCTCCTGGAAGTCAAAGTTTGTGGTTTGCCATGCTCCGAACCCCCCAGAAATGGCTCTCGAGCTCCATAAGTCTCCTAAACTCTACTCCTTGACGAGAAGTCTTCCCAAAGTCTTCCATTAGTCTTTACAAAGACTTAATGGAATACTTCGTGGAGACTTTAGGAAGACTTAGTGGAGACTTCGTGAAGACTTCATGAGGACTTTGTGGAGTCTTCCTGGAGTCTTCTTACTTGTTATGTTTTTAATGCAACACATGGATGGTTTTCTCCATTTACTGAGGCTTCGATACTCCGACCATCCAGAGAAATTTAGGTCTGACAGGCTATGCTTTCTTGATCATCATTTTGGACAGATGTGGATCAACAAGTACGGGGATTTTAAGAGCTCAAAGCCCGATATCAACGGTTTAGGAAGACTATTCCCTCCCGGGGCATATGATTATTGTGCATGCCTGGTTCCAGTATTCCGCAAGTCACGTCTTAGGTGGGGAAAAGATGTGGACGATATATATGCGCCAGTGAACTAAGAAAACGAGCATTGGATTGCTATTTGGGTaccgatccctaagaggcataTCACCATCTGGGACAGCATTCCTACTCATATTAATGATGGTCAACTCGCTGAGTTAATGGAGTCTTTTACCACAATGATCCCTTATGTGGTGGTTGAACTCGCTCCAACAGACGAAGAACGAGTCAATTACACACTGGAGCCATTCTCATATGAGAGAGAGACAGACGGAGTACCTGTGGCATTACCTGATGATTGTGGTGTGTACACATTAAAGTACATCGAGTGTCATGCTCTTGGTATGACATCATTTTCCTTTTCTGAAAAGAAGGTCAGGACTATTAGGGGGGTAGATGGCGACGGAGATATTTGAACATAATATTTTCTACCATAACGACGGAGATGATGAGGACTACACCAACTTGGATATGTACGTAGGCCAGTGATGTGTAATCTTCTCTCCTTTTGGTGCTTACTTTTGTTAGAACTCTTGGATGTGTAATTCTCTTTTGTCTTCTTTTGTAACCTTGTAGTACGTTAACAAGGTAGGATATGAGAACTTTTTTTGTAACCTATCCTCCTACCAACTAGTTTGGTAGTGCATCTAACAAGGAACTTGTTCTATTGTTCATAACAGAAAGTGCATAAGTGAAAAGACAATAGAAATAAGTCATAAAACAAGTGCATAAGTCAAAAGACAATAGAAATAAGTCATAATACAAATACATAAGTGGAAAGACAACAGATGGTAATAAGTCATAACAAAGTACAAAACAAAGCAATTAGAAAGATACTTGGAAGAGTTTAGACGACTTTATAACGACCTTCAGACGACTCACAGAAGATTTGGTTCCAGAAGACTTGATGAAGACCTTATGACGACTCGTACACGACTTTCAGAAGACTTTCACCTtgactataattttttttcaggaACTGTTTTTGTTCAGAACgtatgtaattatataaatttataatatgaaatagtcaaatagaactcttccaaatataataccaaataaaaaaatacaaaaaaatataattaaaataaccatataaacaatataaaactaattcaacTAGCTTAAAATCAAACTAGAATTTTAGAAACAAATATCACCATAAAGTATTAATAGTCGTGGGTGAAACAACTACATTAACTAAAAGGCCCAAGTTAGCGCCTACCGTGGAAAAATTAGGGTCCACGGTGAAAGTAGTATAAATAGTCGTGGTTACCCTAAAATGCCGTCATCATAACAACTGCTCTTCTTGGATTGAGATCTAAATCAATGGCGAACGTGGATCAGGTTcatgtttatttgttttctggTTGTATAATAGTTTTTGTACGTTCTACCTCCTCAAACTTTTTTCTTGTGTCAAAGACAGAGAGAGACACGCTGAAGATGACAGAGGGAGGCATGCAGCAAGTGAAAGGCAGTGGAGAGATTCGACTAAACATCGATGAGTCAGATTCAATTGAAGCTGCAGTTTATGATTTGGAAGAGGTTATCGTTAGAACTCAGTGGATAAAAAATATGCTAAGAGGTGTGTGATCTTTTTACATCTCTCTACTTAACGTTTTTCTTGTGTATACATAACAAAATCTTTAGGGCTGGTACTTATGGAGCTACTGAATAGGGAGAAATTAGAATTATAGACTATTGTGTTTGCGTCTTTCACTTTTCTAAttgtattttgttaaaaaaaagttcagGTTTAGGAGGCGAAACTGCTAGTGAAGTTTGATGATGGTGAAATGGGAAAAGTGACGTAGAGTTTTGTACAACACCAGAAAAGACATGATGATGTtgtgtatatattttgtgtttggTTCGGCTTGTATTCAACCTTTTTTCCGATCTTGTCGAATTTCTCAGTTAGTTCATCAAACTTATTCCATCAAATGAGTTGGCTCGTTTCTGGGAGTTGATGGGTGTGGATATTGATGCTGGTCCAAGTAGCTTCCAAATAATAACAGCATGTAAGAAATGTGGAGAGTGGTCTCGGGATGACCGCATGCGCCTGGGCTACCTAGCCATCTACACATGATACATTGAAGGAAAGAAGAAATCATCGGCTACACGGGTGATGCCTGCAATAGTGATGAATTTAGATGAATTTGAGACGTACCCATGGGGGAGATTGGCTTTTAAGTGGTTGATGGATTCTGTGAAGTGCAAAGATTTGACAAGCAATTGTTATACCATAGATGGGTTTGTTCAAGTTCTCCAAGTTTGGATCTACGTTGCTCTGCCAGACTTTACTGCATCCTTTGGGAGGCCCATACGAAACAGATATACTCCCCCCCCCCTTTGCTAGCTTACAATGGAAAAAGAGGAATAAAATGTGCCAAAGAGGGTCTCAACACACATGTATCACCAATAGTATAGTACTGATTAATGTATTTCTGATCAAGAGGGCAACTAACTTGATATTTACTTAATGCAGACTCGTGTGTTCAAATATGTGGCGAAGGAGATAGGTGAAATGTACCCTACAAGGGACAACGATGCGGTTGATTTATCGGTTAAAAATTTGGTGGATTTCATGTTTGCTAATCCTGGATGGAAGTGGACCCAAGAGTGTTGGCCAGCCCAAGGTACTAAGGAATGGACCAATCATGTCTATGTGAAGAAAAAACCTCATCAGCACCTTGTGAAGAAAGAAAGCAGagctcggaagaaagctcgtaccTAGGCTGGTACATCAGAGGAACCTATAAAGCCTCCGTTAGAGTCTTCTGCTGCCAGGAATGGGCCTGTGAGAGAAGAAATTGAACTAATGTTCAAGGAGATGAAAGTTGTGAATGCTGGGATTGGTCAGTGCGTAAAGGAGATCAAGCTTCTCGGGTATAGGATGAAAGCTATGGAGAAGATCGTGGAAATCAACAAGAAAGACACTCAGGAGATGAAGAAAGTTGTGACTGCTGGGATTGATCAGAGCGTAAAGGAGATCAAGCTTCTCGGGGATAGGATGGAAGCTATGGAGAAGATAATCAACAAGAAAGACATTGACCATAAGTCGTCCAATGTCTTCAGGAGTTTTCAGGAGATATTCTGCAAGAGCGTCGATCTCTTCAACGTGGATAATAATACAACGAGTTTTCAGTCAGTCGTCTGGATGTCGTCCAATGTCTTCATAGAGTCCTCCGAAGTTGTCATGAAGTCTTCTCATGTTTGTATTTATAACATATGAATCATGTTTTTGTGTTGTCATACTGGTACAACGAGGTTTCTAGGAATTTCAAAGTAAACGGACATACTCGTTTACGTTCTCTCACATAAACGTGTATGACTGTTTACGACGATGGCATAAACGAACATGTACGATTGGCCTTATGTGTTAAACGGTTATGTACGTTTATGTTGTAATAGTGTAGACTACGGCTTCGTTTTTCTGAGCCCGTTCGTTTATGTTCTTTCCCGTTTGAATTGAATTGAGATAATTTAATGGCATTTAGGATAATATTGGTGAATACTTGAGATAAATAGTATTACTTGGAACTGATGTAACCGAAATTCCATCGAACAAAATTATTTCAAGTCGTAATAAATAGGAAGTTTAGTCTACACATTTCATCATAAATGGGCATACCCGTTTATGATATCAATCAAAACAAGCAAACTCGTATTACCGCACTGACATTTTAGTGCTTGATAGGCCATACATTCTCGATCTCCCACCGGAAGTCCCTTGAAACCATATTACTTAAGGTCGCCAATAACTCATACACCGATCTTGTCCGCTGCAAGAAGGTTTTTGTGGCTATGCGAGATGTTGTTCAAAGAGAGACATTCTACAGGAGCGTCGATCTCTTCAACGTGGATACAAGTACAACGAGTTTTCAGTCAGTCGTCTGGAAGTCGTCCAATGTCGTCATAGAGTCCTCCGAAGTCGTCATGAAGTCTTCTCATGTTTGTATTTATAACATATGAATCAAGTTTCTGTGTTGTCATACTGGTACAACTAGTAACACTaatacaaaaaccaaaaatccGACCCAACTTTACTTAGATGACATAATTGGTCATTAATGTGTAAGAACGTTTATGACAAAGACCTAAACCAACATGAACGATTAGTGTTCTCTTTAAAACAGTTATGTACGTTTTTGTTGTAATTGTGTAGACTACGGCTTCCTTTTTGAGCCCGTTCGTGTCTGTTCTTTCCCGGTTGTATCGAATTGAGATAATTTAATGGCATATAGGATAATACTGGTGAATACTTGAGAAATATTAGAAAATCAAATGAAAACCAAAAATCCGACCCAACTTTACTTAGATGACATAATTAGTCATTAAAGTTTAAGTACGTTTATGACAAAGACCTAAACCTACATGTACGATTTGCGTTCTCTTTTAAATGGTTATGTACGTTTATGTTGTAATTGTGTAGACTACGGCTTCCTCTTTTGAGCCCGTTCGTGTCTGTTCTTTCCCGGTTGTATCAAATTGAGATAATTTAATGGCATATAGAATAATACTGGTGAATACTTGAAAAATAGTATTACTTGGAACTGATGTAACCGAAATTCCATCGAACAAAATTATCCAAGTCATAATAACGAGGAATTTTAGTCTACACATTTCATCATAAATGGGCATACCCGTTTATGATATCAATCGAAACAAGCAAACTCGTATTACCGCACTGACATTTCAGTGCTTGATAGGCCACACATTCTCGATCTCCCACCGGAAGTCCCTTGAAACCATATTACTTAAGGTCGCCAATAACTCATACACCGATCTTGTCCGCTGCAAGAAGGTTTGTGTGTCTATGCGGGATGTGGTTCAAAGAGAGACATTCTACAGGAGCGTCGATCTCTTCAACGTGGATACTAGTACAACTGAATTTTCAGTCAGTCGTCTGGAAGTCGTCCAATGTCTTCATAAAGTCCTATGAAGTCGTCATGAAGTCTTCTCATGTTTGTATTCATAACATACGAATCATTTTTTGTGTTGTCTTACTGGTACAACGAGGTTTCTAGGAATTTCAAAGTAAACGAACATACTCGTTTACGTTCACTCACCTAAACGTATATGACCATTTACGACGATGACATAAACGAACATGTATGATTGGCCTTATGTGTTAAACGGTTATGTACGTTTATGTTGTAATTTTGTAGACTACGGCTTCATTTTTTTGAGCCCGTTCGTGTCTTTTCTTTCCCGTTTGTATCGAATGGAGATAATTTAATGGCATATAGGATAATACTGGTGAATACTTGAGAGTAGTATTACTTGGAACTGATGTAACCGAAATTTCATCGAACAAAATTATCTCAAGTCGTAATAACTAGGAAGTTTAGTCTACACATTTCATCATAAACGGGCATACCCGTTTAAGATATCAATCGAAACAAGCAAACTCGTATTACCGCACTGACATTTCAGTGCTTGATAGGCCACACATTCTCGATCTCCCACCGGAAGTCCTTTGAAAACATATTCTTAAGGTCGCCAATAACTCATACACCGATCTTGTCCGCTGCAAGAAGGTTTGTGTGGCTATGCGGAATGTGGTTCAAAGAGAGACATTCTACAGGAGCGTCGATCTCTTCAACGTGGATACAAGTACAACGAGTTTTCAGTCAGTCATCTGGAAGTCGTCCAATGTCGTCATAGAGTCCTCCGAAGTCGTCATGAAGTCTTCTCATGTTTGTATTTATAACATACGAATCAAGTTTCTGTGTTGTCATACTGGTACAACTAGTAACACTaatacaaaaaccaaaaatccGACCCAACTTTACTTAGATGACATAATTGGTCATTAATGTGTAAGAATGTTTATGACAAAGACTTAAACCAACATGTACGATTAGTGTTCTCTTTAAAACAGTTATGTACGCCCCAACATACATAAAGACTCGGAAATGAATGGGTTCGATGACTTGCTTGTGGAATGCATCTCTAACATAATCTCTTTTACAAGTCCTCGTGATGTGTGTGTTATTGCTGCCGTTTCGAAAACCTTTGCATCTGCGGCCCAGTCGGATAGCGTATGAGAGAAATTTCTACCGCAAGAGTATGCAGCTAGGATCTCACAACCGCGAGTTTTCTCATCGAAGAAGGAGATCTATTTTGCTCTTTGCGATCAATTTTTAGTCGAAGATGGCAAAAAGGTATATAATGTATACATTTAATATGATCTGTCCTGGCACATGCTCATATTCGATCATATCCGTTTACATAATCATTGATTTCTGTTAGATAATTATGGGAACAAGATTGTGTTTCTATTGATTT is a genomic window containing:
- the LOC108807990 gene encoding F-box protein PP2-B10-like, which gives rise to MAETRSVESKDEGGGEISVSDWSPFDTLTEDCISNIVSFTSPRDACVFAAVSKTFESAVKSDIIWEKFLPSEYLSMIPPSLASSSKMKIYFYLCNDPVLIEDGKKCVWLEETSGKRCIMLPAESLYIKWINDTHCWDWITSPGSRFERVAKVNDVCWFEIRGTINTNELSPKTRYSAYIVFKEGFTDLPIEAGVGVVGKQVSKRFFCFDVSADGQFLKRGRRKWCFEKPKEREDGWREIELGRFFNKGGLRNSDEIEMSVIATELRHWKSGFILQGIEIRPETI